A genomic window from Candidatus Nitrospira nitrificans includes:
- a CDS encoding class I SAM-dependent methyltransferase, translating into MLEEESRIQDVYERRRREKGRLYSLWNSGQLFWVQELERALLDLLKENGIDSLEEKGILDIGCGSGYWIREFLELGAMPENLAGIDLLDWRIDAARQACPAKVRFERGNAEQLGFSDQSFDVIMQFTVFSSILDPNIKRKVASEMLRVLRDDGFIIWHDFFFRDPRNSDVRGVTRKEICQLFPRCQVELRRINLALPVARAVAPYSWLLCCLLERLKVFNTHYLGLIRKEPL; encoded by the coding sequence ATGCTGGAAGAAGAAAGTCGAATTCAGGATGTGTACGAGAGACGGCGGCGAGAAAAAGGTCGGCTTTATTCCTTGTGGAATAGCGGACAGCTATTCTGGGTTCAGGAGCTGGAACGCGCACTTCTTGACCTGTTAAAAGAAAACGGCATTGATTCCCTTGAAGAAAAGGGTATTCTTGATATCGGGTGCGGTTCTGGTTATTGGATTCGAGAGTTTCTAGAGCTCGGTGCGATGCCGGAGAATCTGGCGGGTATAGATCTCCTGGATTGGCGCATTGATGCTGCTAGACAAGCGTGTCCAGCAAAAGTCCGATTTGAACGTGGCAATGCCGAGCAACTTGGATTTTCCGATCAGTCTTTCGATGTGATTATGCAATTCACTGTGTTTTCATCTATCCTTGATCCAAACATAAAACGGAAGGTTGCTTCTGAAATGTTACGTGTTCTTAGGGATGATGGCTTTATCATCTGGCATGATTTCTTCTTTCGAGATCCTCGAAATAGCGACGTCAGAGGTGTCACCAGAAAGGAGATCTGCCAGCTGTTCCCCCGGTGTCAGGTTGAGCTTCGACGGATTAATCTGGCATTGCCCGTAGCCCGTGCTGTTGCTCCGTATTCCTGGCTGCTATGTTGTCTGCTCGAAAGACTCAAGGTGTTTAATACTCACTATTTGGGGCTCATCCGTAAAGAGCCTCTTTGA